A section of the Drosophila subobscura isolate 14011-0131.10 chromosome A, UCBerk_Dsub_1.0, whole genome shotgun sequence genome encodes:
- the LOC117894566 gene encoding uncharacterized protein LOC117894566, whose protein sequence is MYKCTQCGATKNRLRSAPVYECRRRATGPEQEEGERLGVSDGCSACQCFVFFTQLKGHQEPIRSPHVEGRSVDRSIVNPARPVGMSANGNGQGHSVPGKQLIRMLERHSTILLPQSLPMARNHQEPESDLAESSDDLSDERERKTRGISLHRAMGICSIRSTYKIPQNMDKRKTMRRLARFWLKINRKLKKTQKELQELEQQEKQQLRALAHQDRKRRHSGGTHIEPKSPSLWKGKELERTFGVSPSCYDKCNSRADALLKSQLQSLQEQVESKDQPRVEAQQPASVQHSKMQQLEQLVASTSSVKRGNYQRIAHDPTKVVRLAKRPKRSTPTKVKAPPLGAQFKTVPVTDKKLLTDPAPKGMITSCNPVHCPVEQCHRVFFPSDLHTHLICDHQTLHVERVGLRQTKTLYLDTKVAMLNEATSIMLYQVKDKIIGRTNGVRFGSLLPVLLMAARTRSSDVTQEEILLVWLCSFRPANIRIFGTLSVASSRPNMPDTLTALTAQPYDIRDPRNMAALFQSPSVMIVPHAQLQRMTRCGKDVITVQVHFQ, encoded by the exons ATGTACAAGTGCACCCAATGCGGTGCTACCAAAAACCGGCTCAGGTCTGCCCCGGTGTACGAGTGTCGACGAAGAGCGACTGGCcccgagcaggaggagggcgAGAGGCTGGGTGTCTCGGATGGCTGCAGTGCCTGCCAGTGCTTTGTCTTCTTTACCCAGCTGAAGGGGCACCAAGAG CCGATCAGAAGTCCTCACGTGGAGGGACGGTCCGTAGATCGCTCAATTGTTAACCCAGCACGACCAGTGGGGATGTCcgcaaatgggaatgggcaggGTCACAGTGTTCCGGGCAAGCAGCTCATCCGAATGCTAGAGAGACATTCGACGATACTTTTACCACAGAGTCTACCAATGGCAAGGAACCACCAGGAACCGGAATCTGATTTGGCAGAGTCTTCAGATGATCTGAGCGACGAAAGGGAGCGAAAGACCAGAGGCATCTCACTGCACAGGGCCATGGGGATTTGCTCCATAAGAAGCACTTATAAAATTCCCCAGAACATGGACAAGCGGAAGACTATGCGACGGCTGGCCAGATTTTGGCTGAAAATCAATCGTAAACTGAAGAAGAcccagaaggagctgcaggagctggagcagcaggagaagcagcaactGCGCGCACTGGCCCACCAGGATCGCAAGAGGCGTCACAGTGGTGGCACTCACATCGAGCCGAAGTCCCCATCGCTGTGGAAGGgcaaggagctggagcggaCCTTCGGGGTGTCGCCTTCCTGCTACGACAAATGCAATTCTCGAGCAGATGCACTGCTAAAATCGCAGCTGCAatcgctgcaggagcaggtCGAAAGCAAGGATCAGCCCAGAGTAGAGGCACAGCAGCCCGCCAGCGTGCAACACTCGAAGATGCAGCAACTGGAGCAGCTGGTCGCCTCGACTTCCAGTGTTAAGCGGGGCAACTATCAGCGCATCGCTCATGATCCCACAAAGGTCGTTCGCCTGGCAAAACGCCCCAAACGGTCGACGCCAACAAAGGTGAAGGCGCCTCCCTTGGGAGCTCAGTTCAAAACGGTGCCCGTCACGGACAAGAAGCTGCTCACGGACCCGGCCCCCAAGGGGATGATCACCAGCTGTAACCCCGTTCACTGCCCCGTCGAGCAGTGCCACCGAGTGTTCTTCCCTTCGGACCTCCACACACATCTGATTTGCGACCACCAGACGCTGCACGTGGAACGCGTCGGACTGCGACAGACCAAAACACTCTACCTGGACACGAAGGTGGCAATGCTCAATGAGGCCACCAGCATCATGTTGTACCAGGTGAAGGACAAGATCATCGGCCGGACTAACGGCGTTCGATTTGGCAgtctgctgccagtgctgctcaTGGCAGCCCGCACACGGTCCTCCGACGTGACGCAGGAGGAGATTCTTCTCGTCTGGCTGTGCAGCTTCCGACCCGCCAACATTCGGATCTTCGGCACTCTATCCGTCGCGTCCTCGCGCCCCAACATGCCGGACACCCTGACGGCATTGACAGCCCAGCCCTACGACATCCGCGACCCCCGCAACATGGCTGCCCTATTCCAGAGTCCCTCCGTAATGATTGTCCCGCACGCCCAGCTCCAGCGCATGACTCGCTGCGGCAAAGACGTAATCACCGTCCAAGTTCACTTCCAATAG